The following coding sequences are from one Gadus macrocephalus chromosome 3, ASM3116895v1 window:
- the LOC132454338 gene encoding hedgehog-interacting protein-like — MKHLQFMLVLAIAVNVWECGDAKFGERGEISPRRRRCYDGSMPKRLKKRDRKLSVDSGGSGSSSSGEVCSRLYPRVSCCPTRRAAYQILHRRDARIFSTNNTECGRLLEEIKCARCSPNAQALFHSPDAEAKAPHREPDLPRLCQDFCREFYYTCRGHIPELFQADVDEFCQYYGRRDGGACFPDYQRKPPLRGQESNYLGDEKIEEISRKHKHNCYCAQEVLSGLRQPVAVVHCGDGSQRLFVLEREGVVRILTPDLEVLKEPFLDIHKLVQSSLKVGV, encoded by the exons ATGAAGCACTTGCAATTCATGCTCGTTTTGGCAATCGCGGTCAACGTGTGGGAATGTGGAGATGCTAAATTCGGCGAAAGGGGTGAAATAAGCCCACGGAGACGACGATGTTACGATGGGAGCATGCCAAAACGACTGAAGAAACGGGATAGAAAGCTGTCAGTGGacagcggcggcagcggcagcagcagcagtggggaAGTTTGTTCCCGGCTCTATCCTCGCGTGTCCTGCTGCCCCACGAGACGAGCCGCCTATCAGATCCTGCATCGGCGCGACGCACGG ATCTTCTCCACCAACAACACAGAGTGCGGGCGCCTGCTGGAGGAGATCAAGTGTGCCCGCTGCTCGCCCAACGCCCAGGCGCTGTTCCATTCGCCCGACGCGGAGGCCAAGGCACCGCACAGGGAGCCCGACCTGCCGCGCCTCTGCCAGGACTTCTGCCGGGAGTTCTACTACACCTGCAGGGGACACATACCAG AGCTGTTCCAGGCAGACGTGGACGAGTTTTGTCAGTATTACGGTCGGAGAGACGGCGGCGCCTGCTTCCCGGACTACCAGCGAAAGCCACCTCTGCGAGGGCAGGAGTCCAACTACCTGGGGGACGAGAAGATAGAGGAGATCAGCAG GAAACACAAGCACAACTGCTACTGTGCCCAGGAGGTGCTGAGTGGCCTGCGGCAGCCTGTGGCcgtggtgcattgtggggacGGCTCGCAGCGGCTCTTCGTTCTGGAGAGGGAGGGCGTGGTGCGAATACTCACCCCCGATCTCGAGGTGCTGAAGGAGCCCTTCCTGGACATCCACAAGCTGGTGCAAAGCAGCCTCAAGGTAGGGGTGTAG